In Mus musculus strain C57BL/6J chromosome 1, GRCm38.p6 C57BL/6J, a single genomic region encodes these proteins:
- the Zfp142 gene encoding zinc finger protein 142 isoform 2 (isoform 2 is encoded by transcript variant 2): MTDPVLASQLANGTGEMDGLCSELLLIPPPLSNHGILGPVQNTCASGELAPLPADPGCLLVEATATEEGPGNMEIIVEAVTGTLSPGAPEETSESGCVFSAEDRKGLQNHLRQTHKAVPVPCSFRGCSLLFGSQQGMELHRQAHYPFHCSHCSFMGSNVKLFRQHQRSHGASARGELSAAVQGLPSQELLPAAKLPPGHREPSEEASTPLPGQESAEEEDAEEEESVTQKDSQKVMDKSQGAQQLEGHVGSGTESLFKTHMCPECKRCFKKRTHLVEHLHLHFPDPSLQCPNCQKFFTSKSKLKTHLLRELGEKAHRCPLCHYSAVERNALNRHMASMHEDISNFYSDTYACPVCREEFRLSQALKEHLKSHTAAAAAEPLPLHCFQEGCTYVAPDRKAFLKHLKEIHGVRAVECRHHSCPMLFATAEAMEAHHKSHYAFHCPHCDFACSNKHLFRKHKKQGHPGSEELRCTFCPFATFNPVAYQDHVGKMHAYEKIHQCSECNFATAHKRVLIRHMLLHTGEKPHKCELCDFTCRDVSYLSKHMLTHSNTKDYMCTECGYVTKWKHYLSVHMRKHAGDLRYQCNQCSYRCHRADQLSSHKLRHQGKSLMCEVCAFACKRKYELQKHMASQHHPGTPAPLYPCRYCSYQSRHKQALLSHENCKHTHLREFHCALCDYRTFSNTTLFFHKRKVHGYMPGDQVWQFCNASQELEGARQCLAPPSDSGPSSQLSAQPEREDREHEIVANSNMDQALPETNEEASPKRQDGIEAPQEDDQVDSPSLGEVEEGGCTLHLEALRVELEPETEPLPLEELTETATVEFRPLDPSGPLGTERPGGLEEPALSSFDSIETPALVAEEEPVVEKLASEPPRNPLISEEAPNTFKAALTAETVPLPPFPESESLLKAMRRQDKEQAEALVLEGRVQMVVIQGEGRAFRCPHCPFITRREKALTLHSKSGCQGRREPLLCPECGASFKQQRGLSTHMMKKCPVLLKKNKALPKPVSPTLHPQLPDNQASQDAESRKPPPLPSKVELLLPKDAPSDLPGGPGVEEPLPTPSDFPTSPPENSLPTGTSEKFHFEQGKFHCSSCTFLCSRLSSITSHVTEGCRGGRGQKRKRGRPQTHAVVLPLNNGDSTLLNTGSTESSPSDGDTAVVQKQKGALFSCPTCPFSCQQERTLRTHQTQGCPLKSGDLHCGLCPFTAPAAAALRLHQKRRHPTASPASGPRPLLQCGDCGFTCKQSRCLQQHRRLKHEGVKPHQCPFCDFSTTRRYRLEAHQSRHTGVGRIPCSSCPQTFGTNSKLRLHQLRVHDKTPTHFCPLCDYSGYLRHDITRHVNSCHQGTPSFSCTQCEAQFSSETALKQHALRRHPEPTPPSSGCPVEVTEGPLHCSHCGLLCPSPASLRGHTRKQHPRLECGACQESFPNRPALDEHRRQHHFSHRCQLCSFAARERVGLVKHYLEQHEESSTAPSDGDAGQPSLCCPFCDFACRHQLVLDHHVKGHGGTRLYKCTDCAYSTKNRQKITWHSRIHTGEKPYHCHLCAYACADPSRLKYHMRIHKEERKYLCPECGYKCKWVNQLKYHMTKHTGLKPYQCPECEYCTNRADALRVHRETRHREARAFMCEQCGKAFKTRFLLRTHLRKHSEAKPYVCNVCHRAFRWAAGLRHHALTHTDRHPFFCRLCSYKAKQKFQVVKHVRRHHPDQADPNQGVGKDPTTPTVHLHDVKLEDPSPPAPPAPSTGPEG, from the exons ATGACAGACCCTGTGTTGGCATCCCAGCTGGCTAATGGCACTGGGGAGATGGATGGACTGTGCTCTGAACTATTGTTGATTCCCCCACCTCTCTCAAACCATGGAATCCTGGGCCCTGTCCAGAATACCTGTGCTTCTGGGGAGCTTGCACCTTTGCCTGCTGACCCAGGCTGCCTGCTGGTAGAGGCCACAGCTACTGAAGAGGGTCCAGGGAACATGGAGATCATTGTGGAAGCAGTAACTGGAACTCTGTCCCCAGGAGCTCCTGAAGAGACCTCAG AGTCTGGCTGTGTGTTCTCTGCTGAAGATCGCAAGGGTCTGCAGAATCACCTGAGACAGACCCACAAGGCAGTTCCTGTGCCCTGTTCATTCCGGGGCTGCTCCCTGCTTTTTGGGAGTCAGCAGGGAATGGAGCTGCATCGGCAGGCCCATTACCCTTTCCACTGCAGCCATTGCAGCTTCATGGGCTCCAACGTCAAACTATTCCGGCAGCATCAGCGGAGCCATGGAGCCAGTGCACGGGGAGAACTTTCTGCTGCTGTTCAGGGCCTTCCATCCCAGGAGCTACTGCCAG CTGCCAAACTGCCTCCGGGACACAGAGAACCTTCTGAGGAAGCAAGTACACCTTTGCCTGGGCAGGAGTCAGCTGAAGAGGaggatgcagaggaagaggagagcgTCACCCAAAAAGACTCCCAGAAAGTCATGGATAAAAGCCAAGGGGCTCAGCAGTTGGAAG GGCATGTGGGTTCAGGCACTGAGTCTCTCTTCAAGACACACATGTGCCCAGAATGCAAGCGCTGCTTTAAGAAGCGGACCCATTTGGTAGAGCACCTACATCTGCACTTTCCAGACCCAAGCCTCCAGTGTCCTAACTGCCAGAAGTTCTTCACCAGCAAGAGCAAGCTCAAGACCCATCTGCTGCGGGAGCTGGGCGAGAAGGCCCACCGATGTCCTCTGTGCCACTACAGTGCAGTAGAGAGGAATGCACTTAACCGCCACATGGCCAGCATGCACGAGGATATTTCCAACTTCTACTCAGACACCTATGCCTGTCCCGTCTGTCGTGAGGAATTCCGCCTCAGCCAAGCACTCAAGGAGCACCTCAAAAGCCacacagcagcagctgcagcagaaCCATTACCCCTACACTGCTTTCAGGAGggctgcacatatgtagcacctGACCGTAAGGCCTTCTTAAAGCACCTAAAGGAGATCCATGGAGTACGGGCTGTGGAGTGCCGCCATCACTCGTGTCCCATGCTTTTTGCCACAGCTGAAGCCATGGAAGCCCACCACAAGAGCCATTATGCTTTCCACTGTCCCCACTGTGACTTTGCCTGCTCCAATAAGCACTTGTTCCGCAAACATAAGAAACAAGGTCACCCAGGCAGTGAAGAGCTACGGTGCACCTTCTGTCCCTTTGCCACCTTCAACCCAGTAGCCTACCAGGACCACGTTGGCAAGATGCATGCTTATGAGAAGATCCACCAGTGCTCTGAATGTAACTTTGCCACTGCCCACAAAAGGGTGCTTATCCGACACATGCTGCTGCATACTG GAGAGAAGCCTCACAAATGTGAGCTCTGTGACTTCACATGCCGAGATGTTAGCTACCTATCGAAGCACATGCTGACCCACTCCAACACCAAGGATTACATGTGTACTGAATGTGGCTATGTCACCAAGTGGAAGCACTACCTGAGTGTGCACATGCGGAAACATGCAGGGGATCTCAG ATACCAATGCAACCAGTGCTCCTACCGCTGCCATCGAGCTGATCAGCTGAGCAGCCACAAACTACGGCACCAGGGCAAGTCCCTCATGTGTGAGGTGTGTGCCTTTGCCTGCAAGCGGAAGTATGAGCTACAGAAGCACATGGCTTCCCAGCACCACCCTGGCACACCTGCCCCACTCTACCCCTGCCGCTATTGTAGCTATCAGAGCCGCCACAAGCAGGCCCTCCTGAGCCATGAGAACTGCAAGCACACCCATCTCCGTGAGTTTCACTGCGCCCTCTGTGACTACCGTACCTTTAGCAATACCACACTCTTCTTCCACAAGCGTAAGGTCCATGGCTACATGCCAGGGGACCAGGTTTGGCAGTTCTGCAATGCTAGCCAAGAGTTGGAGGGGGCTAGGCAGTGCCTGGCACCTCCTTCAGACTCAGGACCTTCAAGCCAGCTGTCTGCCCAGCCTGAGAGAGAAGACCGTGAACATGAAATTGTGGCTAACTCCAATATGGACCAGGCCCTGCCAGAGACAAATGAGGAGGCCAGCCCCAAAAGACAAGATGGCATTGAGGCTCCCCAAGAGGATGATCAGGTTGACAGCCCCAGCCTGGGGGAGGTGGAAGAGGGTGGCTGCACACTACACTTGGAGGCCCTGAGAGTAGAGCTAGAACCTGAGACTGAGCCACTACCCCTTGAGGAGCTCACCGAAACAGCCACTGTGGAGTTCAGGCCTCTGGATCCCTCAGGACCATTGGGAACAGAAAGACCAGGTGGACTAGAAGAGCCAGCACTGTCCAGCTTTGACAGTATTGAGACGCCTGCCTTGGTTGCTGAAGAAGAGCCCGTTGTGGAGAAGCTAGCCTCTGAGCCTCCCAGAAATCCCCTAATTTCTGAAGAAGCACCTAATACATTCAAGGCAGCTCTGACTGCTGAGACTGTACCGTTGCCTCCATTTCCTGAGTCAGAGTCGCTACTTAAGGCCATGAGGAGACAGGACAAAGAACAAGCAGAAGCGTTGGTGTTGGAGGGCCGGGTACAAATGGTCGTGATCCAGGGAGAAGGAAGAGCCTTCCGCTGCCCACACTGTCCTTTTATCACTCGCCGGGAAAAAGCCCTAACTCTGCACTCCAAATCGGGGTGCCAAGGTCGCCGAGAGCCCCTGCTATGCCCTGAGTGTGGAGCTAGCTTTAAGCAACAGCGGggcctcagcacccacatgatgaagAAATGCCCTGTTCTTCTCAAAAAGAACAAGGCTTTGCCCAAACCTGTCTCTCCCACTCTACATCCTCAGCTCCCAGATAACCAAGCCTCACAGGATGCTGAAAGTAGGAAGCCCCCACCTTTACCATCAAAGGTAGAGCTCTTGCTTCCAAAAGATGCTCCTTCTGACCTCCCTGGGGGGCCAGGAGTAGAGGAACCTCTTCCCACACCCTCTGACTTCCCAACctctccaccagaaaactccttaCCCACAGGGACCTCTGAGAAGTTCCACTTTGAGCAAGGCAAGTTTCACTGCAGCTCGTGTACATTCCTTTGTTCTCGGCTTTCTTCTATTACCTCTCATGTGACTGAAGGCTGTAGAGGGGGGCGTGGCCAGAAAAGAAAGCGTGGGCGCCCCCAGACCCATGCAGTTGTGCTTCCTCTTAACAATGGGGACTCTACCCTCCTGAATACTGGAAGTACAGAGTCCAGTCCTAGTGATGGGGACACAGCTGTGGTTCAGAAGCAAAAGGGTGCCCTCTTCTCCTGCCCCACATGTCCCTTTAGCTGTCAGCAGGAAAGGACCCTGAGGACTCACCAGACCCAGGGCTGCCCCCTTAAGTCTGGAGATCTGCACTGTGGTCTCTGCCCATtcactgctcctgctgctgctgccctgaGGCTCCATCAAAAACGGAGGCATCCCACTGCATCCCCAGCCTCTGGCCCCCGGCCCCTCCTGCAGTGTGGGGACTGTGGCTTTACCTGCAAACAAAGCCGGTGCCTTCAGCAGCATCGGCGGCTCAAGCATGAGGGTGTGAAGCCACATCAGTGCCCTTTCTGTGACTTTTCTACTACTAGACGGTACCGGTTAGAGGCCCACCAGTCTCGACACACAGGTGTTGGCCGCATCCCTTGCAGCTCCTGCCCTCAGACATTTGGTACCAACTCAAAACTGCGCTTGCATCAACTACGAGTACATGACAAAACACCCACTCACTTCTGTCCACTGTGTGACTATAGTGGTTATCTTCGTCATGACATCACTCGCCATGTCAACAGCTGCCACCAGGGCACCCCTTCCTTTTCCTGCACTCAGTGTGAAGCCCAGTTTAGCTCAGAAACAGCACTCAAGCAGCATGCTCTGCGACGACACCCAGAACCCACACCTCcttcctctggctgtcctgtagagGTCACCGAAGGCCCCTTGCACTGTTCCCACTGTGGCCTGCTCTGTCCCAGTCCTGCCAGCCTGCGAGGACACACCCGTAAACAGCACCCAAGGCTGGAGTGTGGGGCCTGCCAGGAGTCCTTCCCTAACCGTCCAGCTCTTGATGAGCATCGGAGGCAACATCATTTCAGCCACCGCTGCCAGCTCTGCAGCTTTGCCGCCCGGGAGCGAGTAGGCCTGGTGAAGCACTACCTGGAACAGCACGAGGAGTCTTCAACAGCCCCCTCAGATGGGGATGCTGGCCAGCCCTCTCTTTGCTGCCCCTTTTGTGACTTTGCATGTCGCCATCAGTTGGTGCTTGATCACCATGTAAAGGGACATGGAGGTACCCGGCTTTACAAGTGTACTGACTGTGCCTATAGCACCAAAAATCGGCAGAAGATCACCTGGCACAGCCGCATTCACACTGGGGAAAAGCCTTACCACTGTCACCTCTGCGCCTATGCCTGTGCTGACCCTTCCCGCCTCAAG TACCACATGCGGATCCATAAGGAGGAACGGAAGTACCTATGCCCTGAGTGTGGGTACAAGTGCAAGTGGGTCAACCAACTCAAATACCACATGACCAAGCATACAG GACTGAAGCCTTACCAATGTCCTGAGTGTGAGTACTGCACCAACCGGGCTGACGCACTGCGGGTACACCGGGAGACACGGCACAGAGAAGCCCGGGCTTTCATGTGTGAGCAGTGTGGCAAGGCATTCAAGACACGCTTCCTGCTGCGCACCCACCTCCGAAAGCACAGTGAGGCCAAGCCCTATGTTTGCAATGTTTGCCACCGTGCTTTCCGCTGGGCTGCTGGACTGCGACATCATGCTCTTACCCATACCGATCGCCACCCATTCTTCTGCCGCCTCTGCAGCTACAAGGCCAAGCAAAAGTTCCAGGTGGTCAAGCATGTGCGTAGGCACCACCCTGACCAGGCCGACCCCAACCAGGGTGTTGGCAAAGACCCCACCACTCCCACAGTGCATCTACATGATGTGAAGCTGGAAGATCCCAGCCCTCCTGCTCCTCCCGCTCCCTCTACTGGACCTGAGGGCTGA
- the Zfp142 gene encoding zinc finger protein 142 isoform 1 (isoform 1 is encoded by transcript variant 1) produces the protein MTDPVLASQLANGTGEMDGLCSELLLIPPPLSNHGILGPVQNTCASGELAPLPADPGCLLVEATATEEGPGNMEIIVEAVTGTLSPGAPEETSGVLVKVVEVYFCERCEQSFAEPTLLSVHQCTETHIQAVQDLSSPPCSVELPPSNLALRGPLQDPSLPDSPLPCPVCRQEFVQPQALKSHFKIHRVTPNMFSCPESGCVFSAEDRKGLQNHLRQTHKAVPVPCSFRGCSLLFGSQQGMELHRQAHYPFHCSHCSFMGSNVKLFRQHQRSHGASARGELSAAVQGLPSQELLPAAKLPPGHREPSEEASTPLPGQESAEEEDAEEEESVTQKDSQKVMDKSQGAQQLEGHVGSGTESLFKTHMCPECKRCFKKRTHLVEHLHLHFPDPSLQCPNCQKFFTSKSKLKTHLLRELGEKAHRCPLCHYSAVERNALNRHMASMHEDISNFYSDTYACPVCREEFRLSQALKEHLKSHTAAAAAEPLPLHCFQEGCTYVAPDRKAFLKHLKEIHGVRAVECRHHSCPMLFATAEAMEAHHKSHYAFHCPHCDFACSNKHLFRKHKKQGHPGSEELRCTFCPFATFNPVAYQDHVGKMHAYEKIHQCSECNFATAHKRVLIRHMLLHTGEKPHKCELCDFTCRDVSYLSKHMLTHSNTKDYMCTECGYVTKWKHYLSVHMRKHAGDLRYQCNQCSYRCHRADQLSSHKLRHQGKSLMCEVCAFACKRKYELQKHMASQHHPGTPAPLYPCRYCSYQSRHKQALLSHENCKHTHLREFHCALCDYRTFSNTTLFFHKRKVHGYMPGDQVWQFCNASQELEGARQCLAPPSDSGPSSQLSAQPEREDREHEIVANSNMDQALPETNEEASPKRQDGIEAPQEDDQVDSPSLGEVEEGGCTLHLEALRVELEPETEPLPLEELTETATVEFRPLDPSGPLGTERPGGLEEPALSSFDSIETPALVAEEEPVVEKLASEPPRNPLISEEAPNTFKAALTAETVPLPPFPESESLLKAMRRQDKEQAEALVLEGRVQMVVIQGEGRAFRCPHCPFITRREKALTLHSKSGCQGRREPLLCPECGASFKQQRGLSTHMMKKCPVLLKKNKALPKPVSPTLHPQLPDNQASQDAESRKPPPLPSKVELLLPKDAPSDLPGGPGVEEPLPTPSDFPTSPPENSLPTGTSEKFHFEQGKFHCSSCTFLCSRLSSITSHVTEGCRGGRGQKRKRGRPQTHAVVLPLNNGDSTLLNTGSTESSPSDGDTAVVQKQKGALFSCPTCPFSCQQERTLRTHQTQGCPLKSGDLHCGLCPFTAPAAAALRLHQKRRHPTASPASGPRPLLQCGDCGFTCKQSRCLQQHRRLKHEGVKPHQCPFCDFSTTRRYRLEAHQSRHTGVGRIPCSSCPQTFGTNSKLRLHQLRVHDKTPTHFCPLCDYSGYLRHDITRHVNSCHQGTPSFSCTQCEAQFSSETALKQHALRRHPEPTPPSSGCPVEVTEGPLHCSHCGLLCPSPASLRGHTRKQHPRLECGACQESFPNRPALDEHRRQHHFSHRCQLCSFAARERVGLVKHYLEQHEESSTAPSDGDAGQPSLCCPFCDFACRHQLVLDHHVKGHGGTRLYKCTDCAYSTKNRQKITWHSRIHTGEKPYHCHLCAYACADPSRLKYHMRIHKEERKYLCPECGYKCKWVNQLKYHMTKHTGLKPYQCPECEYCTNRADALRVHRETRHREARAFMCEQCGKAFKTRFLLRTHLRKHSEAKPYVCNVCHRAFRWAAGLRHHALTHTDRHPFFCRLCSYKAKQKFQVVKHVRRHHPDQADPNQGVGKDPTTPTVHLHDVKLEDPSPPAPPAPSTGPEG, from the exons ATGACAGACCCTGTGTTGGCATCCCAGCTGGCTAATGGCACTGGGGAGATGGATGGACTGTGCTCTGAACTATTGTTGATTCCCCCACCTCTCTCAAACCATGGAATCCTGGGCCCTGTCCAGAATACCTGTGCTTCTGGGGAGCTTGCACCTTTGCCTGCTGACCCAGGCTGCCTGCTGGTAGAGGCCACAGCTACTGAAGAGGGTCCAGGGAACATGGAGATCATTGTGGAAGCAGTAACTGGAACTCTGTCCCCAGGAGCTCCTGAAGAGACCTCAG GTGTCCTGGTAAAGGTGGTGGAGGTATACTTCTGTGAGCGCTGTGAACAGAGCTTTGCAGAGCCTACTCTGCTCTCCGTGCACCAGTGCACTGAGACCCATATTCAGGCTGTGCAGGACCTCTCTAGTCCCCCATGCTCTGTAGAGCTGCCCCCCAGCAACCTTGCCCTCCGTGGCCCTCTGCAGGACCCCAGCCTGCCAGATAGCCCCCTACCATGTCCTGTATGTAGACAAGAGTTTGTCCAACCCCAGGCCTTGAAGAGCCACTTCAAGATTCACCGGGTCACTCCCAACATGTTCTCCTGCCCAGAGTCTGGCTGTGTGTTCTCTGCTGAAGATCGCAAGGGTCTGCAGAATCACCTGAGACAGACCCACAAGGCAGTTCCTGTGCCCTGTTCATTCCGGGGCTGCTCCCTGCTTTTTGGGAGTCAGCAGGGAATGGAGCTGCATCGGCAGGCCCATTACCCTTTCCACTGCAGCCATTGCAGCTTCATGGGCTCCAACGTCAAACTATTCCGGCAGCATCAGCGGAGCCATGGAGCCAGTGCACGGGGAGAACTTTCTGCTGCTGTTCAGGGCCTTCCATCCCAGGAGCTACTGCCAG CTGCCAAACTGCCTCCGGGACACAGAGAACCTTCTGAGGAAGCAAGTACACCTTTGCCTGGGCAGGAGTCAGCTGAAGAGGaggatgcagaggaagaggagagcgTCACCCAAAAAGACTCCCAGAAAGTCATGGATAAAAGCCAAGGGGCTCAGCAGTTGGAAG GGCATGTGGGTTCAGGCACTGAGTCTCTCTTCAAGACACACATGTGCCCAGAATGCAAGCGCTGCTTTAAGAAGCGGACCCATTTGGTAGAGCACCTACATCTGCACTTTCCAGACCCAAGCCTCCAGTGTCCTAACTGCCAGAAGTTCTTCACCAGCAAGAGCAAGCTCAAGACCCATCTGCTGCGGGAGCTGGGCGAGAAGGCCCACCGATGTCCTCTGTGCCACTACAGTGCAGTAGAGAGGAATGCACTTAACCGCCACATGGCCAGCATGCACGAGGATATTTCCAACTTCTACTCAGACACCTATGCCTGTCCCGTCTGTCGTGAGGAATTCCGCCTCAGCCAAGCACTCAAGGAGCACCTCAAAAGCCacacagcagcagctgcagcagaaCCATTACCCCTACACTGCTTTCAGGAGggctgcacatatgtagcacctGACCGTAAGGCCTTCTTAAAGCACCTAAAGGAGATCCATGGAGTACGGGCTGTGGAGTGCCGCCATCACTCGTGTCCCATGCTTTTTGCCACAGCTGAAGCCATGGAAGCCCACCACAAGAGCCATTATGCTTTCCACTGTCCCCACTGTGACTTTGCCTGCTCCAATAAGCACTTGTTCCGCAAACATAAGAAACAAGGTCACCCAGGCAGTGAAGAGCTACGGTGCACCTTCTGTCCCTTTGCCACCTTCAACCCAGTAGCCTACCAGGACCACGTTGGCAAGATGCATGCTTATGAGAAGATCCACCAGTGCTCTGAATGTAACTTTGCCACTGCCCACAAAAGGGTGCTTATCCGACACATGCTGCTGCATACTG GAGAGAAGCCTCACAAATGTGAGCTCTGTGACTTCACATGCCGAGATGTTAGCTACCTATCGAAGCACATGCTGACCCACTCCAACACCAAGGATTACATGTGTACTGAATGTGGCTATGTCACCAAGTGGAAGCACTACCTGAGTGTGCACATGCGGAAACATGCAGGGGATCTCAG ATACCAATGCAACCAGTGCTCCTACCGCTGCCATCGAGCTGATCAGCTGAGCAGCCACAAACTACGGCACCAGGGCAAGTCCCTCATGTGTGAGGTGTGTGCCTTTGCCTGCAAGCGGAAGTATGAGCTACAGAAGCACATGGCTTCCCAGCACCACCCTGGCACACCTGCCCCACTCTACCCCTGCCGCTATTGTAGCTATCAGAGCCGCCACAAGCAGGCCCTCCTGAGCCATGAGAACTGCAAGCACACCCATCTCCGTGAGTTTCACTGCGCCCTCTGTGACTACCGTACCTTTAGCAATACCACACTCTTCTTCCACAAGCGTAAGGTCCATGGCTACATGCCAGGGGACCAGGTTTGGCAGTTCTGCAATGCTAGCCAAGAGTTGGAGGGGGCTAGGCAGTGCCTGGCACCTCCTTCAGACTCAGGACCTTCAAGCCAGCTGTCTGCCCAGCCTGAGAGAGAAGACCGTGAACATGAAATTGTGGCTAACTCCAATATGGACCAGGCCCTGCCAGAGACAAATGAGGAGGCCAGCCCCAAAAGACAAGATGGCATTGAGGCTCCCCAAGAGGATGATCAGGTTGACAGCCCCAGCCTGGGGGAGGTGGAAGAGGGTGGCTGCACACTACACTTGGAGGCCCTGAGAGTAGAGCTAGAACCTGAGACTGAGCCACTACCCCTTGAGGAGCTCACCGAAACAGCCACTGTGGAGTTCAGGCCTCTGGATCCCTCAGGACCATTGGGAACAGAAAGACCAGGTGGACTAGAAGAGCCAGCACTGTCCAGCTTTGACAGTATTGAGACGCCTGCCTTGGTTGCTGAAGAAGAGCCCGTTGTGGAGAAGCTAGCCTCTGAGCCTCCCAGAAATCCCCTAATTTCTGAAGAAGCACCTAATACATTCAAGGCAGCTCTGACTGCTGAGACTGTACCGTTGCCTCCATTTCCTGAGTCAGAGTCGCTACTTAAGGCCATGAGGAGACAGGACAAAGAACAAGCAGAAGCGTTGGTGTTGGAGGGCCGGGTACAAATGGTCGTGATCCAGGGAGAAGGAAGAGCCTTCCGCTGCCCACACTGTCCTTTTATCACTCGCCGGGAAAAAGCCCTAACTCTGCACTCCAAATCGGGGTGCCAAGGTCGCCGAGAGCCCCTGCTATGCCCTGAGTGTGGAGCTAGCTTTAAGCAACAGCGGggcctcagcacccacatgatgaagAAATGCCCTGTTCTTCTCAAAAAGAACAAGGCTTTGCCCAAACCTGTCTCTCCCACTCTACATCCTCAGCTCCCAGATAACCAAGCCTCACAGGATGCTGAAAGTAGGAAGCCCCCACCTTTACCATCAAAGGTAGAGCTCTTGCTTCCAAAAGATGCTCCTTCTGACCTCCCTGGGGGGCCAGGAGTAGAGGAACCTCTTCCCACACCCTCTGACTTCCCAACctctccaccagaaaactccttaCCCACAGGGACCTCTGAGAAGTTCCACTTTGAGCAAGGCAAGTTTCACTGCAGCTCGTGTACATTCCTTTGTTCTCGGCTTTCTTCTATTACCTCTCATGTGACTGAAGGCTGTAGAGGGGGGCGTGGCCAGAAAAGAAAGCGTGGGCGCCCCCAGACCCATGCAGTTGTGCTTCCTCTTAACAATGGGGACTCTACCCTCCTGAATACTGGAAGTACAGAGTCCAGTCCTAGTGATGGGGACACAGCTGTGGTTCAGAAGCAAAAGGGTGCCCTCTTCTCCTGCCCCACATGTCCCTTTAGCTGTCAGCAGGAAAGGACCCTGAGGACTCACCAGACCCAGGGCTGCCCCCTTAAGTCTGGAGATCTGCACTGTGGTCTCTGCCCATtcactgctcctgctgctgctgccctgaGGCTCCATCAAAAACGGAGGCATCCCACTGCATCCCCAGCCTCTGGCCCCCGGCCCCTCCTGCAGTGTGGGGACTGTGGCTTTACCTGCAAACAAAGCCGGTGCCTTCAGCAGCATCGGCGGCTCAAGCATGAGGGTGTGAAGCCACATCAGTGCCCTTTCTGTGACTTTTCTACTACTAGACGGTACCGGTTAGAGGCCCACCAGTCTCGACACACAGGTGTTGGCCGCATCCCTTGCAGCTCCTGCCCTCAGACATTTGGTACCAACTCAAAACTGCGCTTGCATCAACTACGAGTACATGACAAAACACCCACTCACTTCTGTCCACTGTGTGACTATAGTGGTTATCTTCGTCATGACATCACTCGCCATGTCAACAGCTGCCACCAGGGCACCCCTTCCTTTTCCTGCACTCAGTGTGAAGCCCAGTTTAGCTCAGAAACAGCACTCAAGCAGCATGCTCTGCGACGACACCCAGAACCCACACCTCcttcctctggctgtcctgtagagGTCACCGAAGGCCCCTTGCACTGTTCCCACTGTGGCCTGCTCTGTCCCAGTCCTGCCAGCCTGCGAGGACACACCCGTAAACAGCACCCAAGGCTGGAGTGTGGGGCCTGCCAGGAGTCCTTCCCTAACCGTCCAGCTCTTGATGAGCATCGGAGGCAACATCATTTCAGCCACCGCTGCCAGCTCTGCAGCTTTGCCGCCCGGGAGCGAGTAGGCCTGGTGAAGCACTACCTGGAACAGCACGAGGAGTCTTCAACAGCCCCCTCAGATGGGGATGCTGGCCAGCCCTCTCTTTGCTGCCCCTTTTGTGACTTTGCATGTCGCCATCAGTTGGTGCTTGATCACCATGTAAAGGGACATGGAGGTACCCGGCTTTACAAGTGTACTGACTGTGCCTATAGCACCAAAAATCGGCAGAAGATCACCTGGCACAGCCGCATTCACACTGGGGAAAAGCCTTACCACTGTCACCTCTGCGCCTATGCCTGTGCTGACCCTTCCCGCCTCAAG TACCACATGCGGATCCATAAGGAGGAACGGAAGTACCTATGCCCTGAGTGTGGGTACAAGTGCAAGTGGGTCAACCAACTCAAATACCACATGACCAAGCATACAG GACTGAAGCCTTACCAATGTCCTGAGTGTGAGTACTGCACCAACCGGGCTGACGCACTGCGGGTACACCGGGAGACACGGCACAGAGAAGCCCGGGCTTTCATGTGTGAGCAGTGTGGCAAGGCATTCAAGACACGCTTCCTGCTGCGCACCCACCTCCGAAAGCACAGTGAGGCCAAGCCCTATGTTTGCAATGTTTGCCACCGTGCTTTCCGCTGGGCTGCTGGACTGCGACATCATGCTCTTACCCATACCGATCGCCACCCATTCTTCTGCCGCCTCTGCAGCTACAAGGCCAAGCAAAAGTTCCAGGTGGTCAAGCATGTGCGTAGGCACCACCCTGACCAGGCCGACCCCAACCAGGGTGTTGGCAAAGACCCCACCACTCCCACAGTGCATCTACATGATGTGAAGCTGGAAGATCCCAGCCCTCCTGCTCCTCCCGCTCCCTCTACTGGACCTGAGGGCTGA